The Herpetosiphonaceae bacterium nucleotide sequence TCAGGAACGTACTCGTCTTCGCCCGGCGGGATCACAAACGCCAGCCACTCGTTCGGGTAGCGCTGCTCGACCGCCGCGATCTCTTCGATCTTGCCTTTCTCGTCCATTCCCGTGTACGGGCAGCCACAGTCGCAATCGACGCCGCACTGGCCGACGCTACACGCGCTGCCGCCGCACGCCTTATTGCCGCCATGCGCGGCGCTGGTCAGTTGTATCATCACAGGCATAGCTGTCGCCTTTCGTATCTTTGATCACTCAACTATACCGCAGCGCACCACGTTTCTCAAGCATCGATCGGCTCGGATCAACAACACAGCCCACGGCGCAAACCGTGAGCTGGTGTTGTTACTCCTTGTTCTGGGTGTGCCCAAAGGGTACCCGGTTCTTGGGTCTTCTTTCCCCGCGCTACCCGTTGCGCTTCAGCCGCCCGGTGCGCTTGGCGAAGCGCTCAGCGGTGATAAAGACCCACAGGCCGGACGGCACCGCGATCAGACCGATGATCAGCAGCGGCAGCACATACGCCTGCGCCAGGCTCAGGACGCTGGCATTTGCCAGCAGCGCCTCGCGCATCCCGGCCAGCACATAGTACGCGGGTGAGAGCAGGCTGATCGTCTGCATCCAGCCCGGCAAGACCGCGATTGGAAAGTACACGCCCGACACCAGCAGGATCAGCGCTTTAATCACGTTGGTCATCTGCGCGCCGCGCTCAGGAAAGAGCAGCGGCAGCACCGCCGCGAAGATGCCCATGCCCACAAACGAGAGGCTGCCGACGATCAGCAGCACCATCGCGCCGACAAAGTTGGCCTGCGCCAGGCTGACATCAAAGAAGAACGAGACTACGGCCAGAATGACCGCCGTGTGCAGCACGCCGTACAGGATCGCGAAGAGCGTCGCGCCCAGCAGATGCGTCAGCCGCGAGATCGGAGCCATGAAGGTGTACTCGATCGTGCCTTCCCAGCGCTCCCAGGTGATCGTTTCGCTGATCGCGTCGAAGACCACCGCCAGATAGTTCCAGACCAGCGTTCCAACCAGCAGGTACAGGATGAACGCATCGACCTTCGCCGACGTGAACTCGACGCCGGTAATTTCGGGCGATGCCTTGGCGATGAACGTGATCGACAGCGCGTTGACGATCGAGTAGAGCAGGAAGACAACCTCCCAGCCCCAGTAGCGCTTCACAAGGTTGATGTTGCGCTCGACAAACGCATACGATGCCTTCGTCTCGCGGAATAGCGAGCGTCCAAGTCCAGCTACAGTCATACAGATCTCCAAGGGGCTCAGGCAGAGCCCTGCGTGATACGTTCTCGATTGAGCGGGCACAACCGCGCGATCTAGCGGTTGCGCCGCGCCTCCCACTCCGAGCGCAGCATGCCCATGAGCACTACGTCGTAGTAGGAGCCGTTAAAATAGGCCTGCTCGCGCAGACGGCCTTCTTCGACAAAGCCTACCGCGCGGTAGCAGCGGATCGCCCGCTCGTTGACCGACCACGTTTCGAGCCAGATGCGGCGGAAGTTTTGCACCAGAAAGGCCCAGCGCAGCAGCACGTCGATCGCGTCGCGTCCGTAGCCTTTGCCGAGGTA carries:
- a CDS encoding ABC transporter permease; this translates as MTVAGLGRSLFRETKASYAFVERNINLVKRYWGWEVVFLLYSIVNALSITFIAKASPEITGVEFTSAKVDAFILYLLVGTLVWNYLAVVFDAISETITWERWEGTIEYTFMAPISRLTHLLGATLFAILYGVLHTAVILAVVSFFFDVSLAQANFVGAMVLLIVGSLSFVGMGIFAAVLPLLFPERGAQMTNVIKALILLVSGVYFPIAVLPGWMQTISLLSPAYYVLAGMREALLANASVLSLAQAYVLPLLIIGLIAVPSGLWVFITAERFAKRTGRLKRNG